In Musa acuminata AAA Group cultivar baxijiao chromosome BXJ2-8, Cavendish_Baxijiao_AAA, whole genome shotgun sequence, one genomic interval encodes:
- the LOC103994864 gene encoding purine-uracil permease NCS1-like — protein MRARKMLHTMEAGDNTFDDPGAAADGLGPVPADKRNLSWWDVAGLWVVMVVNVPSYFAAASLMDLGMSCWQGLATIFLGNLIIYAPICLTAHAGVRYGVSFPVQLRAAFGIRGARIPALLRAVVACGWCGTESWIGGQAIFLLLLPRPIQSSSYSQPLGWLGTSPLELGCFLLFSLLQFAMLWKGMAGIHALGKYSAPVLVLLVACLFAWAYATAGGFGEMLSTPSRLSPLQFWPVFYPSLTGCVGSWSAVALNISDFARFARSQADQALGHLALPLFMAAYTFAGLAITSATEVIFGQAIPNPIELLSLINTSVFISILAFLGIGLATITTNIPANLVAPANVLVSLSPSTFNFATGSLLTGFISLVFQPWKLMASGKSFVYEWLVGYSAIIGPITGILLTDYYVLRRAVLDVAGLYAESPHGPYYYTGGYNVAAFVALVFGVAPAIPGFLHKVGAVKMTWGGFDVIYGCAWFFGVFSASLVYWLLSCGRARRKAGEAWTGGSMAEPLRLTAHPDLVDD, from the coding sequence ATGAGGGCAAGAAAAATGTTGCACACCATGGAGGCCGGAGACAACACATTCGACGACCCCGGCGCCGCCGCCGACGGCCTGGGCCCCGTCCCCGCGGACAAACGCAACCTCTCCTGGTGGGACGTGGCCGGCCTCTGGGTCGTCATGGTGGTGAATGTCCCGTCCTACTTCGCCGCCGCCAGTCTGATGGATCTGGGCATGTCGTGTTGGCAGGGCCTTGCCACCATCTTCCTTGGCAACCTCATCATCTACGCTCCCATCTGCCTCACTGCCCACGCCGGTGTCCGGTACGGCGTCTCCTTCCCCGTTCAGCTCCGCGCAGCCTTCGGCATCCGCGGCGCCCGCATCCCCGCCCTCCTCCGCGCCGTCGTCGCCTGCGGCTGGTGCGGCACCGAATCCTGGATCGGCGGCCAGgccatcttcctcctcctcctacccCGGCCCATCCAGTCCTCGTCCTACTCGCAGCCCTTGGGATGGCTGGGCACGTCGCCCCTCGAGCTAGGCTGCTTCCTGCTCTTCTCGCTCCTCCAGTTCGCCATGCTGTGGAAGGGCATGGCAGGGATCCACGCCCTCGGAAAGTACTCCGCCCCcgtcctcgtcctcctcgttGCCTGCCTCTTTGCCTGGGCCTACGCCACCGCAGGCGGCTTCGGTGAGATGCTCTCCACGCCCTCGCGCCTCTCGCCGTTGCAGTTCTGGCCCGTGTTTTACCCCTCCCTCACTGGGTGCGTCGGCAGCTGGTCCGCCGTCGCGCTCAACATCTCCGATTTCGCCCGGTTCGCCCGGAGCCAAGCGGACCAGGCGCTAGGCCACCTGGCGCTCCCCCTTTTTATGGCCGCCTATACCTTCGCCGGCCTCGCCATCACCTCCGCCACGGAGGTCATCTTCGGCCAGGCGATCCCCAACCCCATCGAACTTCTCTCCTTGATCAACACCAGCGTCTTCATCTCGATCCTTGCGTTCTTGGGGATCGGCCTGGCCACCATCACCACCAACATCCCGGCCAACCTCGTCGCCCCGGCCAACGTGCTCGTCAGCCTCAGCCCCTCCACCTTCAACTTCGCCACCGGCTCCCTACTGACAGGATTCATCAGCCTAGTGTTCCAGCCATGGAAACTTATGGCATCCGGCAAGAGCTTCGTCTACGAATGGCTGGTCGGCTACTCGGCCATCATTGGCCCCATCACCGGAATCCTGCTCACCGACTACTACGTCCTCCGACGGGCGGTGCTCGACGTGGCCGGACTCTACGCCGAAAGCCCCCATGGGCCATACTACTACACCGGGGGATACAACGTCGCGGCCTTCGTCGCGTTGGTCTTCGGAGTGGCGCCGGCGATCCCCGGGTTCCTCCACAAGGTCGGCGCCGTGAAGATGACCTGGGGAGGGTTCGATGTCATCTACGGATGCGCTTGGTTCTTCGGCGTCTTCTCTGCGTCACTGGTCTATTGGCTCCTCTCCTGCGGAAGAGCGAGACGCAAAGCTGGGGAAGCGTGGACTGGCGGATCCATGGCGGAGCCGCTCCGACTGACTGCACATCCCGATTTAGTTGATGattaa